From a single Dryobates pubescens isolate bDryPub1 chromosome 41 unlocalized genomic scaffold, bDryPub1.pri SUPER_41_unloc_1, whole genome shotgun sequence genomic region:
- the LOC104308073 gene encoding methanethiol oxidase, translating to MGKRCTADPEGSAASGKRPAGAGAAAAKCGACGPGYATPLDAMKGPREEIVYVPCIYRNTGKDKPDYLATVDVDPKSPSYCQVIHRLPMPNLRDELHHSGWNSCSSCFGDATKKRNRLILPSFISSRVYVVDVGTDSRAPRLHKIVEPVELFWKGNLANPHTSHCLGSGDILISCLGDPAGNGKAGFILLDGETFEVKGNWEKGEKMPSLGYDFWYQPRHNVLLSTEWAPPKVFADGFNPADVERGHYGSHINVWDWSTHRFTQAVDVGKGSIPLEIRFLHNPDAAEGFVGCALSGAVQRFYKTEKGDWAAEKVIEVPNKKVKGWLLPDMPGLITDILISLDDRFLYFSNWLHGDVRQYDISDTRRPRLVGQVFLGGSITKGGAVTVVEDKELQCQPEPFVIQGKKVPGGPQMIQLSLDGKRLYVTTSLYSGWDKQFYPELVKQGSVMLQIDVDSDKGGLKVNPNFLVDFGKEPDGPVLAHEIRYPGGDCTSDIWL from the exons ATGGGTAAGAGGTGCACGGCGGATCCGGAGGGGTCTGCTGCCTCGGGGAAGCGGCCGGCAGGGGCCGGGGCGGCTGCTG CAAAATGTGGAGCCTGTGGCCCAGGATATGCAACTCCCCTGGATGCCATGAAAG GGCCCCGGGAGGAGATTGTCTACGTGCCCTGCATCTACAGGAACACTGGCAAGGACAAGCCTGACTACCTGGCCACTGTGGATGTGGACCCCAAGTCCCCAAGCTACTGTCAG GTGATCCATCGCCTGCCCATGCCCAACCTGAGGGATGAGCTCCACCACTCTGGGTGgaattcctgcagcagctgctttggggaTGCCACAAAGAAGAGGAACCGACTGATCCTGCCCAGCTTCATCTCCTCCCGCGTCTACGTGGTGGATGTGGGGACAGACTCACGAGCTCCCAGACTCCATAAg ATTGTTGAGCCAGTGGAGCTGTTCTGGAAGGGGAACCTGGCAAATCCTCACACCTCTCACTGTCTGGGCAGCGGTGACATCCTGatcagctgcctgggagaccCTGCTGGCAATGGAAAAG CTGGCTTCATCCTGCTGGATGGGGAAACCTTTGAGGTGAAAGGGAACtgggagaaaggggagaagaTGCCCAGCCTGGGCTATGATTTCTGGTATCAACCCCGCCACAACGTCCTGCTGAGCACCGAGTGGGCACCCCCAAAAGTCTTTGCGGATGGCTTCAACCCAGCTGATGTGGAGAGAG GGCACTACGGCAGCCACATCAACGTGTGGGACTGGAGCACCCACCGCTTCACCCAGGCAGTGGACGTGGGGAAGGGCTCCATCCCGCTGGAGATTCGCTTCCTCCACAACCCAGACGCTGCAGAGGGCTTCGTCGGCTGTGCTCTGAGCGGAGCTGTGCAGCGCTTCTACAAGACAGAG AAGGGAGACTGGGCAGCAGAAAAGGTGATTGAAGTCCCCAACAAGAAGGTGaagggctggctgctccctgaCATGCCCG GTCTCATCACTGACATCCTGATCTCCCTGGATGACAGGTTCCTGTACTTCAGCAACTGGCTGCACGGTGACGTCCGCCAGTACGACATCTCTGACACCCGCAGACCCAGGCTGGTGGGGCAG GTGTTTCTGGGAGGCAGCATCACTAAAGGTGGGGCTGTGACTGTGGTGGAGGACAaggagctgcagtgccagccagAGCCCTTTGTGATCCAG GGGAAGAAAGTGCCAGGTGGCCCTCAGATGATCCAGCTCAGCTTGGATGGGAAGAGGCTGTATGTCACCACCTCTCTCTACAGCGGCTGGGACAAGCAGTTCTACCCAGAGCTTGTCAA gcaagGATCTGTTATGCTGCAGATTGATGTGGACTCTGACAAAGGTGGCTTGAAAGTGAATCCAAACTTCCTGGTGGATTTTGGGAAGGAACCTGATGGGCCTGTCCTGGCTCACGAGATTCGCTACCCTGGTGGAGACTGCACCTCTGACATCTGGCTCTAA